The genomic region TGTTAGTCCAGACCAGTTTTGTTTGTGCCTGGTCCGTGGGCATTCTGATCGCCTCGGTGGCGGCGTTTCCCGACTTGCGCCTCGGCGACATCATCGGTTTACTCGGTCTGAGTTCCGTTGCCATTGGTTTCGCCTTTCAAGATATTTTCAAAAACTTTCTCGCCGGGATTTTATTGTTGCTGCACGAACCCTTTCAACTCGGAGATCAAATTATCGTCGAAGGGTACGAGGGAACCGTGGAAGAAATTTCGATCCGTTCCACTCAGATTCGCACCTATCAGGGGGAACGAATTGTCGTCCCGAATGCGATCGTATTTACCAATGCGGTCAATGTGTTGACGGCTTTTAGCCACCGACGCACGGATTTGGCGATCGGGGTCGATTACAATACGCCTCTGGCGCAAGCGGTGGAGACGTTATTAGATGCGGTGGCGACTGTGGAGGGCGTCTTGACTCAACCGAAACCCGAGGTCGATATTGTCGGTTTTGGGGACAGTTCGATCGATATGGTGGTGCGCTATTGGACGTTTCCGGAAAAGGCGCAGGTTCGACGGACGCAAACTCAGGTGATGATGGCGCTCAAGACGGCGTGCGATCGCGCCGAGATTAATATTCCCTATCCGATTCGGACTCTTTATTATTTCGATCAAGAGAAATTCGACGACCACTATGCGGTTGCGGCGAATGGCGATCGCGCCAACTAAGTTTTCCCCAACTCGCTCAATCGCAACAGAGCATTCGGTCTTCGATCACCTTCCAGGTGGTGGGGGTGACGTCCCGCGCCACCTGGTAGCAGCGCACGATCGTCCAATTGGCGCGTAGATAGTCGGCGAGTTCCTGTCGTTCGGCGTCGGAGAGGTCGAGCCACTGGGGATCGCACTCCCAGGCGACCGACCAGCTTTGACGAATGCGATCGCGGAAACCGAAATGAATCTCGCAGGAGTCGTTATCGCTGGGAATAGCCAGTTGGAAGACTTCTAAGCTTTCGATGAGCCGGGATCCGTTCTCGAATAATTGCATTTGTTCGAGTTCGCGGGCCAATATGCTGACGAAGGCCAGATCGCGGATGCGATCGACCGCGACATCGAGATTGCGCTTGAGGGCAAAGTCTACATCGAAGGGGAGTTGACGGGCGCGATCGCGGGCGAGTTTTTGGGCGAGATCTCGGGTCAGTTCCCGGGCGCCGCGATCGAGGTCTAAGGCGCGATGGCGGGCAAAGGTAAGGTTTCGGGTCAGTTCGCGGGCCGATCGGCGGGCGCGGGAGATCGGGGCGATCGCGTCGAGTTCTAAGATTTGGGCGAGGTCGAGGGCTGCCTGTACGGCGCGATCGTTCCCGGCGAGCAAGTCGATTTCGGCGCCGAGTTCTCGGGCGGCGTCGGTCATCCGTTCGGCGTTGGGGGGTTTTAAGGTACTGTCGATCGCCAAAATTAGAAACAGGGCGGCGGCGCGGCGGGCGCTAGGTTTGTACGGGCCGCGAATGCCATCGGCGAGGCGATCGCACCACTGGAGCAAGCTTTTGACTTTGCTCGACCTGACGAAGGCGCGCCCTGCGGCTTCGATCAGCAGCAGTAATTTATCCGCCTTCGGTTGGCGAATCCCCGCTAAAAATAAGAAGACTGCTTGCCATTGTTCGCACAGTAACAACTCGTTGGCGGTTTGGGCACTGAGTCGGTGCTGTTGGATGTAGCGAGCACTGAGATATTCTTGCAAGCTTAAATGGGAAAAGGCGCATTCTTCGGGGTCGAGGTCGTGTAGGATCCCCGACCCAATACCGATCGCGGCGACCGGATCGATCGCCCTCGGATCCGGGTTGAGTTCCGGCGGGCAATGGTTGCCGATTTCCGAGGGAGAAAACCAAAAGGAATTGGAGACTAAGCCGCGATAGGCGAGTTCGGACAACCAATCGATCGCTCGTTGGCGAGGATTGGCGCAGGGGAGAGGCGCGCCCGCGATCGCCTCGGTTTCGCTCAAGGCGCGATCGAGGAGCAGGTCGATCGCCCGGGCGTACAAAGCGCTGGCGTCGTCGGGTAACTGTTGCGATCGCGCGTAGACCCAGCAGAGTAAGATCGCGCCGAGAGGGGTGCGCGCCAGGTTTCGGGCGGCCCCCTGGTTGAGGCGGTCGAGGTCGTGCCAAAAGGCGCTGCGCCGCGATCGCTCGGTTCCGGTGCGCTCGAACCACAGGGAACTCAAATGGTGGCACTGGCGATCGTCGAGGGGGGCGATCGCCACGGACTGAAACTGTCGGGCATTGAGATCGAGCAAGCGGGCGATCGCGGCGGGTTCCGGCAAGGTCGGCGCGCCGGGAACGAAGCCGAGACGGTCGCTGGCAATGTAGCGATTTTTCGGATATTGGCCGATAAACTCTTCAATTTGTGCGATCGTTTTCCGGGCGGTAGCTCCGGCAACTTGGCCGACTCCATCTAGTATAATACATAATCGACCAGCACTTAAAGCTTTTTCGGTCAATTTTTCCGGGGACGGAAAGCCAACCCGACGAAAGCGTTCGGCAATTTCTTTTTGCAGTTGCAGTTTGGGGTCGGTAAAGCTTTTACACTCGATATAAACGGGGAGATAAGATTGTTTCCAAATCTGCCCGAGTTTGCGACCCGCGAGGGTTTCGACGCCGATGGTTTTTAAAACCGTGGATTTACCGGAGCCGGACGGACCGAGAACTAACAAATAGGGAATGGCATCGGCCAATTCCAGGGCCGATCGCCCGTCGGCGGATGGCGAAGGTGCGACGAAGCCCTCGTCGCGGTTCCCGGCGAGGACGAGCTGCACGTCGAACTGTCGGGCGGTCAGGGGAACGACCGCATTACAGCCCAAAAAACGGAGGACGCCGTAGTGTCGGAGGAACTGGGCGGCATAGCGGGCGGCGCCGTCGGCGATCGCGTCGGCGGTGGTACGGTCGAGGGCTTTGGCGATCGCCGTCAACAAAGGGGGGCGACCGTCAAAGAGGATTTCCCGCGCTACTGCCGTCACGTGAGCGCTCGCCTCGGCGATCGGGGAGTCGATGTCCTTCATGGGAAGGGAAAATACGCAGATCTTACCCCGATCCTAACTCTAAATCGAGTCGGTCTCGGCAGTGGCGATCGCCCTCAATCGATAAAATCGATCCGGGGTCCGTCGTCATTAGCGCGATCGCCATTGCGCGGGTTGCTGCCCGAGTTAGACGCCGCATTCGTTTCCTCGGCCCGGTTCGGTTCTCCCTCGTCCGTAGGAACGGGTAAGGGATTGGGGGTGGCCGTCGGCGCGGGGGTTTGAGGACTCGGCGTGGCGACGTCGGGTTCGGGAATCGGCGGAGGTTCGAGCAGCAACTGCCAACCTTCGATTTGGTTTTGCGCCTGTCGGTACACCGAGGAATAGTAAGGCACTTTTTGCGCCAGTTCGATCGCCGCTTCGAGATCGTAGACCGATTGTTCTTGAGCGAGATCGAGCAGTCGCTGACTCCAATCGTCGATGGCGGCATCTGCGGAAGCGCGCAAGGGAGAGAGGGTCGAGATTTGGTTGGCCGTATCGATCGCCTCGGTCAACTGGATCGAAGTCACCGCCGCATCCCCAATTTTATAGGCGCGATCGAGTAATTGCCCGTCGCGGATTTGACCTTCCCAGACGTCGATCGCCGATTGCGCTTCGCTATAGAGCAACCGACCGGGAGAAATAGTTTCCGCGATCGAGATCGCCGCTTTGAGATCTCCCCGGTCGGCGGCGGCCCAGGCGCGATCGAGGGTCGGCTGGTCTTCCATGCGTTCGATCTCGTCGGTCCAGGCATCGATTTTCCCTTGGGCTTCGTCGTGCAGCGCCCGATTGCTCGGGATTTTCCGGGCGATCTCGATCGCCGACATCAACGAGGCGCGATCGCCGTAGCGAGCCAGATCGGTTGCTTTTTGCAAGTAGGGGCGGTCTTCGGTAATTTGGATTTGTTCGTTCCAGCGATCGATCTCCTGTTTCGCTTCCTGCCATTGGGGATTGCCCTGACGCACTAACTGGGCTTCGGCAATGGCGGCGCGCAGATCCCGGACGCTGCCGAGTTGGGCTAAATCCCGCGCCCGTTCTAAATAGCCGACATCTTGAATGCTTTGCTGCCACTGGGCGATCGACTGTTGGGCTTCTCGGTATAAGGGGCGATCGGATCCGATTTGCCGAGCTTTGGCGATCGCGTCTTCCAACGATTGCACCGTCGAACGCCATGCCATCCCTTGGGCTCGGGCCAACTCGACAAAATCTTCCGCTTCTTTCTTGACCGAGGTATTGGCGGGTACTTGGCGGGCGATGTAAATCGCATCTTGAGAATTGCGCTCGTCCAAGCGCTGGCGGGCTAAGGCGAGGATTTGCTTCGCCAAATCGTTAATTAAACTGCGCGATTCTTTATAAACTTTACTTTTCGGATCGATCTGCTCGACGATTTTAATCGCTTCGTTGAGGTTGTCGATACCGCCGCGATCGGCCAAATCCCGGGCTTTATTGAGAATATTGCCGTCTTCCCGGGTGGTTTCGATCGCTTGGGCGAGGGCGTCGTACTGGGTAGTCGCCCAGTAGGTGTTATCGAGGGCGGGTAACTGGCGTAAGTAGCGGTAGGCTTGTCCCCAGTTTTCTTTTTCTAAGGCGTCTTCGGCTTTTTTGTAGAGATCTTCGGCTTCTTTCCAAATCGACTCCCAGCGAGCGATCCGTTCCTCGACCAAGTTCGCGGCGGGGACGTCGGTGGGGATTTGACGGGCGACGGCGATCGCCTCGGATAATTTACCTTGGTTAAAGGTTTCTTCGGCCAAATCCAGCAGTTGAACCGACCATTTTTCGATCTGTCGGTTGATTTCCGGGCGTAAGGGGTGATCCTGGGGCAATTTGTTGAGAATGGCGATCGCGTCGAGCAAGCCGTCCGCATTTTGGCGGTTGGCGGCCCGTTGGGCGCAGTAGAGGCGATCGCCTGCGGAGGACATCATCCCGAAATGCTCGCTACAGTTCGGAATGGCGGGCAGGCGCAACAACATCATCAACGCTCCCGTCCCCAAGCCCCCGCAGACCACCAAGGTCAGCAGCGCCCAAAACGGCCAACTAGTGACCCATTTCATCCACAGGGGGCGGGGAGTTTCCGGTCGCGGTCTTCGCGGTCGTCGGGAATTGAGTTTCCCCGGGGGTGCGCTCTTGGAGACTGCCGAGTCTCGTTCGCGCGGCGACAGGGGCGCAGAATCGCCGGGGGAATGAGAAGCTGCCAGATGGCTCGGCGTTGCCGCGCCGTCCCAGGCCATGTTTGCCGCTCGTCGAGCAAACGCACCTTTAGGCCGATCCGACAATCCCGACCACAAGTCCGGGCGATCGGAATTGGAAGGGCGTGCTGCTTGCCAGCGATCTGGAAGTTCGTGATTGTTAGTCATAGCCTACCGATTAATATCTCGTGCAGCAGCCGCGTTGGCGTCGAGGGCGATCCGTCGTGCGACTGCTCGCGTCTGAGAGGGCAAAATACTGTCGGGCTTTCTCCCAGAGCCAAATTCAACGAAGAACGGCAGTCCATATTCGCTGCTTGTTAGTCTCGATCTTTTGCCTCAGATGTCCCAACCTCTTGCCCGATCTGCGTTTTTCGATGCACTATTTTGCACGATTTGGGTTCTTTACTTCTCTACACGCCTGATTTAGAAATTTCCGGGTTCGGTCATTTCGGCGAGGTTTACGACCGCTTTGAGGGGCGATCGAAGCCGTTAAAAGTCGCCGATCCTCTAGGAAAAAAAGCACTCCGCCCTCAGTATAAAAGGATCGGGAAGAATTCGGAAGGAGCGAGCCGGGTGGGGAGGGGCGATCGCCGTTGCCATGCAACCCCCCGGTGGCCGATCCCCCCGCGATCC from Oxynema aestuarii AP17 harbors:
- a CDS encoding mechanosensitive ion channel family protein, with translation MINALQPVQNAIENLLRGAVESLPSIFLAIAILFATRSVAGIVRRIAQATGEKTIKSRSLRSLLVQTSFVCAWSVGILIASVAAFPDLRLGDIIGLLGLSSVAIGFAFQDIFKNFLAGILLLLHEPFQLGDQIIVEGYEGTVEEISIRSTQIRTYQGERIVVPNAIVFTNAVNVLTAFSHRRTDLAIGVDYNTPLAQAVETLLDAVATVEGVLTQPKPEVDIVGFGDSSIDMVVRYWTFPEKAQVRRTQTQVMMALKTACDRAEINIPYPIRTLYYFDQEKFDDHYAVAANGDRAN
- a CDS encoding NACHT domain-containing protein: MKDIDSPIAEASAHVTAVAREILFDGRPPLLTAIAKALDRTTADAIADGAARYAAQFLRHYGVLRFLGCNAVVPLTARQFDVQLVLAGNRDEGFVAPSPSADGRSALELADAIPYLLVLGPSGSGKSTVLKTIGVETLAGRKLGQIWKQSYLPVYIECKSFTDPKLQLQKEIAERFRRVGFPSPEKLTEKALSAGRLCIILDGVGQVAGATARKTIAQIEEFIGQYPKNRYIASDRLGFVPGAPTLPEPAAIARLLDLNARQFQSVAIAPLDDRQCHHLSSLWFERTGTERSRRSAFWHDLDRLNQGAARNLARTPLGAILLCWVYARSQQLPDDASALYARAIDLLLDRALSETEAIAGAPLPCANPRQRAIDWLSELAYRGLVSNSFWFSPSEIGNHCPPELNPDPRAIDPVAAIGIGSGILHDLDPEECAFSHLSLQEYLSARYIQQHRLSAQTANELLLCEQWQAVFLFLAGIRQPKADKLLLLIEAAGRAFVRSSKVKSLLQWCDRLADGIRGPYKPSARRAAALFLILAIDSTLKPPNAERMTDAARELGAEIDLLAGNDRAVQAALDLAQILELDAIAPISRARRSARELTRNLTFARHRALDLDRGARELTRDLAQKLARDRARQLPFDVDFALKRNLDVAVDRIRDLAFVSILARELEQMQLFENGSRLIESLEVFQLAIPSDNDSCEIHFGFRDRIRQSWSVAWECDPQWLDLSDAERQELADYLRANWTIVRCYQVARDVTPTTWKVIEDRMLCCD
- a CDS encoding chromosome segregation ATPase; its protein translation is MTNNHELPDRWQAARPSNSDRPDLWSGLSDRPKGAFARRAANMAWDGAATPSHLAASHSPGDSAPLSPRERDSAVSKSAPPGKLNSRRPRRPRPETPRPLWMKWVTSWPFWALLTLVVCGGLGTGALMMLLRLPAIPNCSEHFGMMSSAGDRLYCAQRAANRQNADGLLDAIAILNKLPQDHPLRPEINRQIEKWSVQLLDLAEETFNQGKLSEAIAVARQIPTDVPAANLVEERIARWESIWKEAEDLYKKAEDALEKENWGQAYRYLRQLPALDNTYWATTQYDALAQAIETTREDGNILNKARDLADRGGIDNLNEAIKIVEQIDPKSKVYKESRSLINDLAKQILALARQRLDERNSQDAIYIARQVPANTSVKKEAEDFVELARAQGMAWRSTVQSLEDAIAKARQIGSDRPLYREAQQSIAQWQQSIQDVGYLERARDLAQLGSVRDLRAAIAEAQLVRQGNPQWQEAKQEIDRWNEQIQITEDRPYLQKATDLARYGDRASLMSAIEIARKIPSNRALHDEAQGKIDAWTDEIERMEDQPTLDRAWAAADRGDLKAAISIAETISPGRLLYSEAQSAIDVWEGQIRDGQLLDRAYKIGDAAVTSIQLTEAIDTANQISTLSPLRASADAAIDDWSQRLLDLAQEQSVYDLEAAIELAQKVPYYSSVYRQAQNQIEGWQLLLEPPPIPEPDVATPSPQTPAPTATPNPLPVPTDEGEPNRAEETNAASNSGSNPRNGDRANDDGPRIDFID